Proteins co-encoded in one Arachis stenosperma cultivar V10309 chromosome 7, arast.V10309.gnm1.PFL2, whole genome shotgun sequence genomic window:
- the LOC130941621 gene encoding AT-hook motif nuclear-localized protein 28-like: MFSKLHQQPQQQQQQQHAFQLSRECQTSEDDDSRNSGGPTLGPAQKLNATDDATIEVIRRPRGRPPGSKNKPKPPLVITQEPEPAMSPYILEIPSGNDVVESIASFTRRKNSGLCILSGSGTVSNVTLRQPSNAASPGATVTFHGRFEILSISATFVPHAPPPPVPSSFSISLAGPQGQIVGGLVAGKLIAAGMVYVVAASFSKAAYHRLQSSEEEVAGGGGGGEVQSPPVSAATESGSGGGGGGGHVAIGDQSCGVGIMYSGHLPSDVIWAPTARPPF, translated from the coding sequence ATGTTCTCGAAGCTTCATCAACAACCGCAACAGCAACAGCAACAGCAGCACGCCTTCCAACTCTCCCGAGAATGCCAAACCTCAGAAGACGATGACAGCAGGAACAGCGGTGGGCCCACTCTCGGCCCGGCCCAAAAGCTAAACGCAACAGACGACGCCACTATCGAAGTCATTAGGCGTCCCAGGGGCCGTCCACCTGGCTCCAAAAACAAGCCCAAGCCTCCTCTCGTAATAACACAGGAGCCCGAGCCCGCCATGAGCCCATACATTCTCGAAATCCCCAGTGGAAACGACGTCGTTGAATCTATAGCTAGCTTCACACGACGCAAGAACTCAGGCCTCTGCATCCTCTCCGGTTCTGGAACCGTTTCCAACGTCACTCTCCGTCAACCATCCAACGCCGCCTCCCCCGGCGCCACTGTTACGTTCCACGGCCGCTTCGAAATACTCTCGATCTCCGCTACTTTTGTCCCTCACGCGCCGCCGCCTCCGGTTCCAAGTTCGTTCTCCATCTCTCTAGCCGGACCTCAGGGCCAGATCGTCGGCGGACTCGTCGCCGGCAAGCTGATCGCCGCCGGGATGGTGTACGTGGTTGCGGCGTCGTTCAGCAAAGCGGCGTACCACAGGCTGCAATCGTCGGAGGAAGAGGTCGCTGGTGGAGGTGGAGGAGGAGAGGTGCAGTCACCGCCGGTTTCTGCTGCGACGGAGAGCGGGAGTGGTGGCGGCGGCGGAGGGGGACACGTGGCGATTGGAGATCAGTCCTGTGGAGTTGGAATCATGTACAGCGGTCACCTTCCTTCCGATGTGATTTGGGCTCCAACGGCAAGACCACCATTTTGA